ATGCGCTGAGACACCGCACTCTCTGCGATGCGAACATATCGGCATCGGCAAAAAAGGACGAAGCATGGAACGCGCTCTTCAAAAGCACGGACGCCGAGGAAAAATTAGGAAGGCTCCAGGCGTCGGCGCAGAAAAACCTTCTCGTCCGTCGTACAGAGGAGGGGCTTTCTGAGCTTATATCTACGGCGCGCGAGGCGGCGAAAGAGCTGGCGGAGTCGCCGTCGTGCGACAAACCGGCTCCGAAAAATGCGGAACTTTGGCACGCCCTAACCTCGGCGGAATTGATGGCGCGGTGCGCGTTGGCAAGAAAAGAGAGCCGCGGCGCACACCACAGGGCGGACTTTCCGTTCATGGACGAAGCGCAGGGCGTCCCTATTGTTATAAACGAGAGAGGCGGGCTGCTTCGTTAAGGCTTGCTTCTGCGTTATATGATAGTTTTATAGGTTTTCGCATGAAAACCTAAATATAAAAAATCAAAGGAGAAACAATCATGAGAAAGACGGCATTTTTGTTTGCGGCAGTATTGGCGATAGCGGTTTTTGCGGCTTGCGGGCTCACAGCGAAAGAGGCGGGCGCGGCGGACAAGTACACACTGAAGATATCCACCTCACAAACGGATCAGTCTCTGATCTCACGTTCTTACATGATGCTTGCGGACAGACTGACGAAGAAAACGAACGGACGCCTAGACGTTAAAGTCTTCCCCTCGGGGCAGCTCGGAAATGACGAAGACGTTATCGAACAGGCGATTCAGGGAGTAGGCGTTGCCGTCAACACGGATCCCGCGAGAATGGGTACCTATGTCAAAGAAATGGGTATCCTGATGATGGGCTACTTTGCGGATAATTATGACGAGTGCAACAAGGTCACTAAGACGAAGACCTTCAAGAACTGGGAAAACGAACTGGCGCAGAAGCACGGCATTCGTGTACTTGCGTTCAATTTCTACGACGGCCCTAGGCATTTCATGACCAATAAAGAAGTCACGAAGCCGGCAGATCTCAGTAACCTGAGGATACGTACGATAGGATCGGAAGTCTGCCTATCTTCTATCAGCGCAATGGGAGCGACGCCGATAGCCATGTCATGGGGAGAAGTCTACAACGGGATACAGTCAAAGGCTCTTGATGGCTGCGAAGCACAGAACACATCAACATATCCGTCAAGAATTTATGAAGTCTGCAAATTCCAAAGCAAGACGGGCCATTTCCAGCTCATGCAGGGCCTCATCTGCGGCGAAGTCTGGTTCAAAAAGCTTCCTGCCGATCTTCAGAAAATACTCGTTGAAACAGCCAACGAAGTCGGCGCAGAGAGCGCAAAGCTCGTTATGACAGAAGCCGACAAATGCGAGCAGAACATGCAGAAGGCCGGCCTCAAGGTCGTAAAACCCGACATTGCGGCTTTCAAGGCAGCTATGAAACCGGCGTACGACAAGCTTGGCTATACGCAGCTCAGGAGCCAGCTTTACAAGGAAATCGGCAAAAAGTAACAACGCCGGAAAAGTTTGCGGATATGAAACAGCTCAATGCGGCAATTCTTAAAATAGAAGCTCTCATATCCAGCGCGCTGTTATGCCTCATTTCGGTCCTGGTCTTCATTTCGGCAATGGCCAGGACCGTTGGGAGGCCCATCAACTGGGCGCAGGATGTTGCTCTTCTGGCTTTTGCGTGGCTAACGTTCATCGGGGCTGACGTGCTGGCAAGGTCCGGCAGGCTTATAAATATCGACATGCTGATATATGCGCTGCCGAAATGGCTGCAAAAAATCATTGGCATAATCTTTGATCTAATGATAATTGCCTTCCTGCTGCTTCTGATGATAAACGGAGAACAGCTTGTTTCACAGAGCTGGAACCGACTCTTCAACACGCTGAAGATGAGCTATGCATGGTGTACGATGGCGGTTCCCGTAGGGACGTTTCTTTTGCTTACAACGATGATCGGCAGCACGGTGAAAGATATTAAAAAACCTGTGAAGGATTGGGGGAAGAACTAATGGTATCGGCGATAGGATTTTTTATGGTATTCCTGTTCCTTGGAATGCCCGTCGCTTTCGCGATAGGTATCTCCGGCGCTATATTCTTCTTCATGACGCCCGATATCCCATGGACGATATTGGTGCAGAAGTCGCTGTCGACTACACAGTCCTTTACGATGCTCGCGATACCGCTCTTCATATTCGCGGGCAACCTGATGAATAATACGGGGATAACCTCGCGCCTCGTAAAACTAGCAAATGTTCTTACCGGACATATGTACGGCTCGATAGGACAGGTTTCTGTCGTCCTGTCGACGCTTATGGGCGGCGTTTCAGGATCCGCCGTCGCGGATGCAGCCATGGAATGCAGAATACTCGGCCCAGAAATGACAAAGAGAGGCTATGCCCCCGGATGGGCCGCCGCCGTTAACTGCTTAAGCGGGCTTATAGTCGCTACTATACCTCCGTCTATGGGGCTAATCATATTTGGGACCGTTGGAGAGGTCTCTATCGGACGCCTCTTTGTCGCTGGTTTTGTGCCCGGTATCATAATGTGCATAACGATGATGATCGCGACATCGTGGTCGGCACGCCACTTGGGCTACAAGCCCGATCATGACAAACCTTACCCGCTTAGCGTGATAGCTAAGGCATGTTGGGAGAGCATATGGGCGCTTATGTTCCCATTTATTCTCATTATACTGATACGCATTGGGATAATGACACCATCAGAGTCCGGCGCTTTCGCGATTTTCTACGCTCTTGTGGTCGGCGTGTTCATCTATAAGGAACTCGACATGGAGAAGTTCAAGAAATGTGTTTTTGAAAGCGTCAAGGACCTTTCCGTCATAACGATGATCCTCGCCCTCTCCGGTATATTCAGCTACGGCGTTGTTTTTGACCAGCTTCCGCAGCAGGCCGCCGATATGCTTGTCGGATTTACCGACAGCTCCGTTGTTTTGCTGTTCAGTATCATAATTATGCTTACGATATGCGGGATGTTCATGGAAACGACGGTCATTACCCTTATCGTCACGCCGATACTGCTTCCGGTCGTCCGCCAGTACGGCATTGACCCTGTGCATTTCGGGATAATCATGATGACGACAGTCACGATGGGATGTTCCACGCCGCCTGTCGGCGTAGCGCTGTACACCTGTTCGAGTATAATGAATTGTTCCGTACAGGAGGTTACGAAATATGCATGGCCTTGGTTTGTTGCAATATTTGTAACACTTATGATCAGCGTCTTTTGCCCAAAGCTGATCCTTTTCCTGCCGAATTTGGTCTACGGAGTATAGCGTGCTACAAAACAAGGCTGACAACGCGATAGACCGCAAGCGTCGGTGCTGTGTCAGCCTTTATTTGTAATTACATACATATACATTTGTCGGATAGGCATCGCGAAAATGAGAAAACATGAGAGGTGAAAATATTATGGTCAAGCTTAACCTTGAAGATTTAAAGCACCGCTCCGAATGGAGCGCGGCGGGCATCGATATTCCCTCCTTTGATATAGATAAAATGAGAGAACATACTAAGACACATCCGAGATGGGTCCACATAGGCCCCGGCAATATTTTCCGCGGCTTCATCGCCGACCTTGCCGACAGGCTGCTCGAGGCCGGAGAGATGGAAAGCGGCATCACGGTCGTCTCCACCTTCGATCAGCAGGTGATATCCCAAATATACGAGCCATACGACGATATGGCGCTGCGCGTCGTGATGACCGCTGACGGGCGCTTTTTCAAAAAAATCGTCGCCAGCGTCGGTGAAGTGCTGCGCGCCGACGGCGATTATCCCGCGGAATGGGCGCGCGCCAAAGAGATATTCGCCGACCCGGGGCTCCAGATGGTGAGCTTCACCATCACGGAGAAGGGATACCATATAAAAGGCATCTCCGGCGAATATTACCCGGAGGTCCTGGACGATTTTCGCAGCGGCGCATCCGGCGCGGCCCCGAAAAACGGCATGGCGGCCGTAGCCGCGCTGCTGCTTGAGCGGTACAAGGCCGGCGCGCATCCCATAGCGATGGTCAGCATGGACAACTTCTCGCACAACGGCGACAAACTCCTGGACTCCGTAAGCGCCTTCGCGAAAGAGTGGTGCGCGAACGGCACGGCGCCAGACGGATTCTTCGGCTACGTCAGCGACCCGAAAAAGGTATCGTTCCCGTGGTCGATGATAGACAAGATCACCCCTCGCCCCGACGCGTCGGTCTCCAAAACGCTGAACGATCTTGGCTTCGAAAGCACGGAGCTTGTCGTCACGGACAAAAAGACGTACATCGCCCCCTTCGTCAACACGGAGGCCCCGCAGTATCTCGTCATAGAAGACAGCTTCCCCAACGGACGGCCGCCGCTTGAAAAGGCCGGCGTACGCTTCACGGAGCGCGCCACGGTAGACCTAGTGGAACGGATGAAAGTCTGCACCTGCCTGAACCCGCTGCACACCGCGATGGCCGTATTCGGCTGCCTGCTGGGATACACCTCGATAGCCGCGGAGATGAAAGACGAATCCATCGTGCGGCTCATCAAACGCATCGGCTACGTCGAAGGCATGCCCGTAGTGGCGGATCCGAAAATATTCGTCCCCGCGGATTTCATAGCCGAAGTCATAGGGGAACGGCTGCCGAACCCCTACATCCCCGACACGCCGCAGCGCATAGCGACAGACACCTCGCAGAAGCTGCCCATCCGCTACGGCGAGACGATCAAACATTACATGGAGCGCCCCGATCTCGACGTGAACTCCCTGCGCGCGATACCGCTCGTGATCGCGGCGTGGTGCAGATATCTGCTCGCGCTCGACGACGAGGGCAGGCCGATGGAGCTGAGCCCCGACCCGCTCGCCGGCGAACTGCGCGAATACCTCGGAGAAGTGAGATTCGGCGACCCCGATTCAGTCGGAGAGAGCCTGCGCCCGATACTTTCAAGCGAACGCATTTTCGGCACAGACCTCTTCCGGGCCGGCCTCGCCGACAGCGTCGCCGGATACTTCAAACGCATGATCGCGGGGCCGAAAGCCGTGAGGCAGACGCTCGATGCCGAGACGGCGGCAATGAAACAGTAAAAGCGTGAAAGAAAAAGTAAAAAAAGGGGGCAAAGCGCAATGAAAATGACCTTCAGGTGGTACGGCGAGAAAAACGACAGCATACCTCTGAAATACATAAAACAGATACCGGGCTGCTCCGGCCTCATGGGCTTCATCGACAAGGCCGCCGGCGCGCTCTGGAGCGAACAGGAGATCAAAGAATACGTCGACCATGTCCACGCCGCGGGGCTGGAGGTCGAAGTGATCGAAAGCGTCAACGTCCACGAGGATATCAAGCTCGGGCTGCCGTCGCGCGAAGAATATATCGACAATTACATAAAAACGATAGAAAACCTCGCGAAATACGGCGTCAAAGCGATAGTCTACAACTTCATGCCCGTATTTGACTGGCTCCGCACAGACCTCGCGCGCGAGATCCCCGAAGACGGCTCGAACTCGCTTTACTACGACGAAGCCGAACTGGCCGGCATGACGCCCGTCGACATCGTTGAAAGCACCGCGAAAAACTCAAAAGGCTTCACGCTGCCCGGATGGGAACCTGAAAGGCTGAAAGACCTGGAGCGCGTCCTCGCGCTCTACAAAGGCGTCGCTCCCGACGACCTGCGCGCGAACTACAAATATTTTCTGGAAAAGATCGTCCCAACCTGCGAAAAATGCGGCGTGCGCATGGCCGTCCACCCCGACGACCCGGCGTGGCCCGTCTTCGGGCTTCCGCGCATAGCGCACACACAGGAAGATTTTGACAAGATCGTATCCTTCGCCGACAGTCCTGCAAACGCGCTCTGCCTCTGCACCGGCTCGCTCGGCTCGAGCCCGGAGAACGACATCCCCGGAGCCATAAGGCACTTCGGAGAGAAAAACCGCATCGCCTGCGTCCACGTGCGCAACGTGAAATATTTAGGCCATCGCAAATTCCGCGAGGCGGCGCACCTTTCAAGCGACGGCTCGCTCGACATGTACGAAATAATGAAGGCGATATACGAAACGACGCCGGAGACGTACATCCGCCCCGACCACGGCCGCATGATATGGGACGAAAAGGGCCGCCCCGGCTACGGCCTCTACGACAGAGCGCTGGGGATAGCGTACCTGAACGGCCTATGGGAAGCGCTCGATAAAGGACAGAAAAGATAAGATCGGGGCGAAAAAATGAAACGTGTAAAATATGGCGAGATGTTCGAGCTCTTTTACTCGATAACCACAGGGCTCGGATTCACAGAAAGCAAGGCGATGACGGCCGCGGGGATATTCACAGACAACAGCTGTGACGGAGTTTATTCGCACGGGCTGAACCGCTTTCCGCGCTTCGTCTCGTATATCGAAAAGGGTGTGGTCGCCCCGTGCGCCGAGCCCGCGAAGGAAATATCGTTCGGCGCAATTGAGCGATGGAACGGCAACCTCGGTATCGGCTGCACAAACGCATACCAGGCTATGGAACGGGCGGTGGCGCTTGCCTCCGAATACGGCATTGGCTGTGTTGCAATGAGAAACACAAATCACTGGATGCGCGGCGGCACATATGGCATTGAGGCCGCGAGCAAAGGTTTTATCGGTATATGTTGGACAAACACCGCGGCGAACATGCCGGCGTGGGGCGCGAAGAGCTGTTCAGTCGGCAA
The window above is part of the Cloacibacillus evryensis DSM 19522 genome. Proteins encoded here:
- the uxuA gene encoding mannonate dehydratase, whose product is MKMTFRWYGEKNDSIPLKYIKQIPGCSGLMGFIDKAAGALWSEQEIKEYVDHVHAAGLEVEVIESVNVHEDIKLGLPSREEYIDNYIKTIENLAKYGVKAIVYNFMPVFDWLRTDLAREIPEDGSNSLYYDEAELAGMTPVDIVESTAKNSKGFTLPGWEPERLKDLERVLALYKGVAPDDLRANYKYFLEKIVPTCEKCGVRMAVHPDDPAWPVFGLPRIAHTQEDFDKIVSFADSPANALCLCTGSLGSSPENDIPGAIRHFGEKNRIACVHVRNVKYLGHRKFREAAHLSSDGSLDMYEIMKAIYETTPETYIRPDHGRMIWDEKGRPGYGLYDRALGIAYLNGLWEALDKGQKR
- a CDS encoding TRAP transporter large permease — translated: MVSAIGFFMVFLFLGMPVAFAIGISGAIFFFMTPDIPWTILVQKSLSTTQSFTMLAIPLFIFAGNLMNNTGITSRLVKLANVLTGHMYGSIGQVSVVLSTLMGGVSGSAVADAAMECRILGPEMTKRGYAPGWAAAVNCLSGLIVATIPPSMGLIIFGTVGEVSIGRLFVAGFVPGIIMCITMMIATSWSARHLGYKPDHDKPYPLSVIAKACWESIWALMFPFILIILIRIGIMTPSESGAFAIFYALVVGVFIYKELDMEKFKKCVFESVKDLSVITMILALSGIFSYGVVFDQLPQQAADMLVGFTDSSVVLLFSIIIMLTICGMFMETTVITLIVTPILLPVVRQYGIDPVHFGIIMMTTVTMGCSTPPVGVALYTCSSIMNCSVQEVTKYAWPWFVAIFVTLMISVFCPKLILFLPNLVYGV
- a CDS encoding TRAP transporter small permease; the encoded protein is MKQLNAAILKIEALISSALLCLISVLVFISAMARTVGRPINWAQDVALLAFAWLTFIGADVLARSGRLINIDMLIYALPKWLQKIIGIIFDLMIIAFLLLLMINGEQLVSQSWNRLFNTLKMSYAWCTMAVPVGTFLLLTTMIGSTVKDIKKPVKDWGKN
- the dctP gene encoding C4-dicarboxylate TRAP transporter substrate-binding protein; the protein is MRKTAFLFAAVLAIAVFAACGLTAKEAGAADKYTLKISTSQTDQSLISRSYMMLADRLTKKTNGRLDVKVFPSGQLGNDEDVIEQAIQGVGVAVNTDPARMGTYVKEMGILMMGYFADNYDECNKVTKTKTFKNWENELAQKHGIRVLAFNFYDGPRHFMTNKEVTKPADLSNLRIRTIGSEVCLSSISAMGATPIAMSWGEVYNGIQSKALDGCEAQNTSTYPSRIYEVCKFQSKTGHFQLMQGLICGEVWFKKLPADLQKILVETANEVGAESAKLVMTEADKCEQNMQKAGLKVVKPDIAAFKAAMKPAYDKLGYTQLRSQLYKEIGKK
- a CDS encoding mannitol dehydrogenase family protein, with the translated sequence MVKLNLEDLKHRSEWSAAGIDIPSFDIDKMREHTKTHPRWVHIGPGNIFRGFIADLADRLLEAGEMESGITVVSTFDQQVISQIYEPYDDMALRVVMTADGRFFKKIVASVGEVLRADGDYPAEWARAKEIFADPGLQMVSFTITEKGYHIKGISGEYYPEVLDDFRSGASGAAPKNGMAAVAALLLERYKAGAHPIAMVSMDNFSHNGDKLLDSVSAFAKEWCANGTAPDGFFGYVSDPKKVSFPWSMIDKITPRPDASVSKTLNDLGFESTELVVTDKKTYIAPFVNTEAPQYLVIEDSFPNGRPPLEKAGVRFTERATVDLVERMKVCTCLNPLHTAMAVFGCLLGYTSIAAEMKDESIVRLIKRIGYVEGMPVVADPKIFVPADFIAEVIGERLPNPYIPDTPQRIATDTSQKLPIRYGETIKHYMERPDLDVNSLRAIPLVIAAWCRYLLALDDEGRPMELSPDPLAGELREYLGEVRFGDPDSVGESLRPILSSERIFGTDLFRAGLADSVAGYFKRMIAGPKAVRQTLDAETAAMKQ